The Geotrypetes seraphini chromosome 2, aGeoSer1.1, whole genome shotgun sequence genome contains the following window.
tcaaatttaaaaaggcacaagaggattcatactggagagaaaccatatacctgttcagaatgtgcaAAAAGCTTTAGTCAGCAATCAGAGTTAAGGAAACACAAgatgattcatactggagaaaaaccatatatgtgtccagaatgtggtaaaactTTTAATTtgcaatcaaatttaaaaaggcacaagaggattcatactgaagaaaaaccatatacctgttcagaatgtggaaaAAGTCTTAAACATCAATCAAGTTTAAAaaagcacaagaggattcatactggagagaaaccatatacctgttcagaatgtgcaAAAAGCTTTAGTCAGCAATCAAGttataaaaaacacaaaatgatTCATACAGGcgagaaaccatatacatgtccagaatgtggtaaaagttttaatgggcaatcaaatttaaaaaggcacaagaggattcatactggagagaaaccatatacctgttcagaatgtggtaaaagttttaATCATCAATCAAGTTTTAAAacacacaagaggattcatactggagagaaaccatttagctgttcagaatgtgggaaaagctttaaagATCTATCAAGTTTTAAAacacacaagaggattcatactggagaaaaaccatatacctgttcagaaagTGCAAAAAGCGTCAGCAATCAGAGTTAAGGAAACACAAgatgattcatactggagaaaaaaaCATATATGTGTCCAGAATGTGGCAAAAGGTTTAATGGGCAATCAAATTTGAAAAGGCACAAGATAATTCATACTGGAgggaaaccatatacctgttctgaatgtggtaaaagtttaATCAATCTCTTAAACAATCACAGCTCTTGTAAGGATCTATATGTATAAATTAgtaaaagtgctcagaccacctAACCCTGTttactgatgacaccaaactgcggGTAGAATCGGGACCATCATAGCATTTTTACAGTCCTTGACCCAACCTTTAACTTTAATTATTttcactttattttaaaaataagtcACTTATCTGTATATCAGCAGGTTGGGTACTCTATTCACTGCAGTATTATCGTGCAAATGTGTAAACTGTGCATTGAAGTGCTTTTCTACTACTGTGTCAGCTCTGGGAAAAGTTTTAATCATCAGTCAAGTTTTAaaacacaagaggattcatactggagagaaactatACACGTGTTCAGAATGTGGCAAAAGCTTTATAGAGCAATCAAATTTCAAAAAGCACAAGAggttcatactggagagaaaccatatctGTCAGAATGTGCAAAAAGCTTTAGTCAGCAATCAGAGTTAAGAAAACATGAGATAATTTATACTTGTATGAAATGCTTTAGGCAGCAATCAGAGTTGaaacacaagaggattcatactggagagaaaccatatctGTCAGAATGTGCAAAAAGCTTTAGTCAGCAATCAGAATTAAGGAAACACAAgatgattcatactggagaaaaaccatatgtgtccagaatgtggtaaaagttttagtgggcaatcaaatttaaaaaggcacaagagaattcatactggagagaaaccatatacctgttcaaaATGTGGGAAAATCTATAGTCAGGAATCAGATTTAAGGAGACACGAGAttattcatactggagagaaaccatatacctgttcagaatgtgggaaatcTATAGTCGGGCATCAGATTTAAGGAGACATGAGAttattcatactggagaaaaaacATATACGTGTCCAGAATGTTATAAAAGTTTTAATCACAATCCCATTTTAAAATGCAGAACCATTGCCAATGCTAAGAAGTGCTGAGAAGTATGCACCTTAATCACTCtgctcattttcctttttcttcttttgaggCTTTTGTGGCCCGATATTTCCTCTCcatgccgaagagaagaggcaggagTCCTACTGGAGCCTTGCAGTGCTCCATGGTGCCGACTTGGCAATATTGAGGAGCTGCTGTGGTGCATACAGGGAGTTACAACACCGATGTCTTATGTCAGCCCGCTGAGGGCGCCGGGGCTGAGTGAGACCGGGACTGCTTCTCTTGGGCAGACACCACCCTTAGTCCAGACATTCGAATGCTACCCCCGCAGCCCCAGATTACTAGTTCTCCGAGGGGCAAGGAAATCCCGGAGCTGGGGGAGGTCCTTTCTCCTGAGGCAGTTAACATTAATACGGAGAGCATGGAGGCAGAACTCCCTGTACAGGGAGTTGCTGCAGGAGAATCAGGGGCTGGTTCAGCAACCGGAGGTGGAACAAACCAGACGAAGCAAGGCCAGGAAAATTCCTTTGAGGGTGAGCATTTCTACATCCAACAAAAATTTCCTATTTGGGAGAAGCCCGCTCAGTTGACTCAAGTCTCTTTGGGACTTAGTGGCTAACTTTGCTAAAACTATTAGCCCCAATTTCTACTAGAGACTAAATTGATTCAACACACTAAAGAGCTCAAAGAAGATCTGACTGTTTCAAAATCCTCTATTCAAAAGCTTGACCAAGATTTATTACagttaaaccagtgttcttcaacggcTGATTCATGGACTAGTGCCGggccgcagaaatttcctgccagtccacagagcCAGCATATGCATCGgaccccagacagtgctcttcagccgccggtccacggtgcgatcaatgcggcgttgtctccaggctggctccctctttctcagtgctgtagtgcacaaagccatgggcagaggctcctatgcaCATCCTACATTTGAACCAGAAGTCTtatctctgacatcgcaacgttagagggaaggcttctagatgaggtgcgggacatgTGAGGAACTgcttcccacggctttgtgcactgcagcactgaagaagaaggagccagcccgaagataacaccggggggcaggccagaaggcaaggcacagcatggagggagggagataacaacagtagggggaatgatgttattttttaatttagtgattgatttaatctgctgtctgttcaggaagaaatgcatttgtttcttatcctctggagttgtactgcttgcagtctTGCAtcgtagggtttgtttgtaaatattagtacttttagtttttgttcccgcatttgcatggggttatctgttttctggtaggaatgaatgttgaaaaacatacaatgtgctttgtgtagtttaattttgtgggtaaccattatgtgttgttaataagattatattgtgtgtgtgtatatatgaaaaatgaatggaaaagagtgttacaattagtactattatgggagcggggtctggcccacaacttagcccagtgttcttcaactgctggtccacggaccggtgccggtccacaaaataattattttatttccgccggtccataggtgtcaaaaggttgaagaacactggtataaacAACTACAAGAGGCCCTAGTCAAGGATAATGTGAATCTTAGAAGGAAATtagaaatgcttgagaataactcGTGAAATAATAACCTGAGacttattaattttcctagactgacaatggtaactcctagggagatgcttagAAGATACTTGGTAGAAGTTCTACAAGTCCCGTAAAATATTACCCCCATTTTCTCAAGTGTATTATCTACCTAATAAAAATGGGCCTCAACTACAGTCCAAAAATCTGATCAAGCATTACTGAATGTATCGGAAACATCTGATAAGGACATAGTAACACCTTCTACATTGACATTGACTGTAGCTCTTTCGATTGATAAAGTATgattattgaggcttttctttaaaaataacagAGTTTCTTGGAAGTAAAATTCAAATGTATCCTAATCTTTCAAGAGAAACTCAAAAATGCCATCGAATTTCTTCTCTTGAGACCAGGGGTCATTTTATTGGGGGCTACATTCTAGTTGAGACATCCCtgtaagtgtattatttgccaccgCTCAGTTAAAtacgttttctttgaacctcaacagttAACTGCTTTCTTGGCCTTGTCCCGAATAGATGGGGAAAAATCAATCGCTCACTAGTTTGAATATGTTACTCCTCCCTCAGCACTATGTATAGCTTATTCGTAAATagatttatattttctttttttctcgcATATGTGATATCTTGGATACAATTTGGAGGACTTGAGTTGTGTTAGTTAAACTAatattcttttgttttcttttatggaATATCAAGGtgtaaaatgtttgttttatacTTTGAGAAAGCAATGTCCTGTCtaaccaactttctgtacaaatgtatacttggtatgtaatttgaaaatttataaataaagaaaaaaaaaccatatacatgtccagaatgtggtaaaagttttaATTGTCAATcacattttaaaatgaaaaaccATACACATGCCCAGAATGTGGAAAaaactccttggattttggccaggtactagtggcctggattggctaccgtaaagcacagttacttaccgtaacaggtgttatccagggacagcaggcatatattctcacatgtgggtgacgtcatctacggagccccagcgcggacagcttttcaagcaaacttgattgaagtttcaagtttgctatgctgcaccacgcatgtgcatgccttcttgcccactagagggcgcatccccacctcgtggtcctcagttccatatccagcaaagaagccatccccgaggaggagggcgggttgtgagaatatatgcctgctgtccctggataacacctgttacggtaagtaactgtgctttatcccaggacaagcaggcatgatattctcacatgtgggtgacctccaagccaaccaaaaaagggcaggtgggaggatggcaatttaggaaaacagatttcgcaaaactgactggccaaaccagccgtcactcctggataacgtatccagacactagtgggaggtgaaagtatgaaccgaagaccaagtggcagccttgcagatgtcctccatcggagtagaccgaaggaaagcaacagaagctgccatcgctcggaccttatgtcccgtaacccgaccatgcagctcgagaccagcctgagcgtagcaaaaagaaatacaagcagccaaccagttggacaaggtgcgcttggaaacaggacgtcccaaccgattaggatcaaaggacaaaaataattgaggaaccttccgatgagacttggtgcgttgaagataaaaagccaacgccctcttacagtcaagagtgtgaagcgccacctccccaggatgagcatggggcttcggaaaaaacaccggaagaacaattgactgattgaggtggaaatcagacacaaccttaggtaaaaatttaggatgggtgcgaagaaccaccttgtcatgatggaacacagtaaagggcgggtccgcaaccaaagcctgcagctcactaatccgacgagcagacgtgagcgcaagtaaaaagatca
Protein-coding sequences here:
- the LOC117354684 gene encoding zinc finger protein 665-like, with the protein product MCKLCIEVLFYYCVSSGKSFNHQSSFKTQEDSYWRETIHVFRMWQKLYRAIKFQKAQEVHTGEKPYLSECAKSFSQQSELRKHEIIYTCMKCFRQQSELKHKRIHTGEKPYTCSKCGKIYSQESDLRRHEIIHTGEKPYTCSECGKSIVGHQI